In one Lujinxingia vulgaris genomic region, the following are encoded:
- a CDS encoding phage holin family protein, whose protein sequence is MQRQPDSPSAAGFNAAIQGLSEGFSNLVRQHVELARHEAKDELKQVATQVIGLVVFGAIALVGYLLLLAAIVLLALWLGGVGPMFIACAILAGLHLAVSGVAIARLSSQLSESGVSLPQISEELERNKQWIKQLRKSSSPQLPAEPS, encoded by the coding sequence GTGCAACGCCAACCAGACTCCCCGTCGGCGGCCGGCTTCAACGCTGCGATCCAGGGCCTCTCCGAGGGGTTCTCCAATCTGGTTCGACAGCACGTCGAGCTTGCGCGCCACGAGGCCAAAGACGAGCTCAAGCAGGTCGCCACCCAGGTCATCGGGCTGGTCGTCTTCGGGGCCATCGCCCTGGTGGGCTACCTCCTGCTGCTGGCCGCCATCGTGCTGCTCGCACTCTGGCTCGGCGGGGTCGGGCCGATGTTCATCGCCTGCGCCATCCTGGCCGGCCTGCACCTGGCCGTCTCCGGCGTGGCCATCGCGCGGCTCTCCAGCCAGCTCAGCGAGAGCGGTGTGAGCCTGCCTCAGATTTCGGAAGAGCTTGAGAGGAACAAGCAATGGATAAAGCAACTTCGCAAGAGCTCATCCCCGCAACTTCCGGCGGAGCCCTCGTAA
- a CDS encoding YtxH domain-containing protein translates to MDWKKVMNDVNRNVSTTYDASIENVLDRLGLEHRKSTMDVVLPMLGVFGAGIAVGASLGLLFAPKRGNELRDELRHSLEDLRERGSEKLNEVSRKTRENAEAAIPQGTDSSAARS, encoded by the coding sequence ATGGACTGGAAAAAAGTTATGAACGACGTCAACCGAAACGTCAGCACCACGTATGACGCCTCCATCGAAAACGTCCTCGACCGCCTGGGCCTCGAACATCGCAAGAGCACCATGGACGTCGTCTTGCCGATGCTCGGCGTCTTCGGCGCCGGCATCGCCGTGGGAGCCTCCCTCGGCCTGCTCTTCGCTCCGAAGCGCGGCAATGAGCTGCGCGACGAGCTGCGCCACTCCCTCGAAGATCTCCGCGAGCGCGGCTCCGAGAAACTCAACGAGGTCAGCCGTAAGACGCGGGAGAACGCAGAGGCGGCGATTCCCCAGGGAACCGACTCCTCGGCGGCTCGCAGCTAA
- a CDS encoding polysaccharide biosynthesis/export family protein — protein sequence MRKVNGCVPFLAVCLLLAGLLSGCAHERVDPAYLALVEQQAELPPTGELGPGDRFLLRVYGEEALSGEFTVGADGTINYPHVGRFKAEGLTCTDVEVQLTLGLGEKFLKEPNVQCTIVEYNSKRIFIFGEVREPGTFPYKNNISIIEAFALAGGFNERASTNNTKLTRVVDGVEIQVRVPLQEIVEGRQRNLRLLPGDIIFVPESAY from the coding sequence GTGAGAAAGGTTAATGGGTGTGTGCCCTTTCTGGCGGTATGTCTCTTGCTGGCGGGGCTGCTGAGTGGGTGTGCTCACGAGCGTGTTGATCCGGCTTATCTGGCGCTGGTTGAGCAGCAGGCCGAACTTCCGCCTACCGGCGAACTCGGTCCCGGCGATCGATTTTTGCTGAGAGTCTACGGGGAAGAGGCGCTCAGTGGTGAGTTTACTGTCGGTGCCGACGGGACCATCAACTATCCGCATGTGGGGCGCTTTAAGGCCGAGGGGCTGACCTGCACCGATGTTGAGGTTCAACTCACGCTGGGGCTCGGGGAGAAGTTTCTCAAAGAGCCCAACGTGCAGTGCACGATTGTTGAGTACAACTCCAAGCGTATTTTCATCTTCGGTGAAGTCCGAGAGCCGGGGACTTTTCCTTATAAAAATAACATCAGCATCATCGAGGCCTTTGCGCTGGCCGGCGGCTTCAACGAGCGCGCGAGCACCAACAACACCAAACTTACGCGTGTGGTTGACGGTGTTGAGATTCAGGTCCGCGTGCCGCTTCAGGAAATCGTAGAGGGGCGTCAGCGCAACCTCAGGCTCTTGCCCGGCGATATTATATTCGTGCCTGAGTCTGCGTATTGA
- a CDS encoding protein kinase domain-containing protein, with protein MQNAGAESRVMSEGTVGATPPSGATEDEFLEVVRERYGLIRVLGEGALGRTYLARDLDADERLVAVKELLPSRMKRWKDYELFHRECEMLRSLEHPGIPRYYAHFTIEDEEADAPDRLFLVQSYIEGRNLQDMLDEGYRFAEDEVRDVLRRTLEVLDYLHRLNPPVIHRDIKPANLMLRSDGSLVVIDFGAVRESVTAEGLGSTIVGTFGYMPPEQYAGAARAATDIFALGASAVQLLSGTPPGELFDGLHTFRLPDDLPVTIGLERVLLAMTEPEVERRMQSAAAVLQALEDEFLMIPRETVVGRLPVPHEILPAPRPFPGFFLRDAYLGRSHLGVVVVNIIACLATLSFPIAVWMAGMVGFAVLGAFVFLCTLGMALAACGRAFQDISVYRAGEYTLGEVTGRFSDLGGGRSSGVHLTYRYPVNGRYIYGSLATGDRAFAGLKPGDPLGVIYLAETPEEHVMYAVPATWSKRQENSQRRLAVES; from the coding sequence ATGCAAAACGCAGGCGCGGAGAGTCGAGTAATGAGTGAAGGTACCGTCGGAGCGACGCCGCCATCGGGGGCCACCGAGGATGAGTTTCTCGAGGTGGTTCGAGAGCGGTACGGGTTGATTCGTGTGCTAGGAGAGGGTGCGCTCGGGCGAACCTATCTGGCACGAGACCTGGACGCCGATGAGAGGCTTGTCGCGGTAAAGGAGCTCTTGCCGAGTCGCATGAAGCGCTGGAAGGACTACGAGCTCTTTCATCGTGAATGCGAGATGTTGCGCAGCCTCGAGCATCCGGGGATTCCTCGATACTACGCGCACTTCACGATCGAGGATGAAGAGGCCGACGCGCCTGATCGGCTCTTTCTTGTTCAAAGTTATATTGAGGGGCGAAACCTCCAGGATATGCTGGATGAGGGGTATCGTTTTGCCGAGGACGAGGTGCGCGATGTCCTGCGTCGAACCCTCGAGGTGCTCGACTACCTTCATCGGCTTAACCCTCCGGTGATTCATCGCGACATTAAGCCTGCCAACCTGATGCTCCGGTCGGATGGTTCGCTGGTGGTGATTGACTTCGGGGCGGTTCGTGAGTCGGTGACAGCCGAGGGGTTGGGTTCAACGATCGTGGGGACGTTTGGCTACATGCCGCCGGAGCAGTACGCGGGGGCGGCGCGTGCAGCAACGGACATCTTTGCGTTGGGCGCCAGTGCTGTTCAACTTCTCAGTGGGACACCGCCCGGGGAGCTTTTTGACGGGCTGCATACCTTCCGGCTGCCGGATGACCTTCCTGTGACGATCGGGCTGGAGCGGGTGCTCCTGGCGATGACGGAGCCGGAAGTTGAGCGACGCATGCAAAGTGCCGCAGCGGTCCTCCAGGCGCTTGAGGATGAGTTTTTGATGATCCCGCGGGAGACGGTGGTCGGACGACTTCCGGTGCCTCACGAGATTCTGCCGGCGCCGCGTCCCTTCCCGGGCTTTTTCTTGCGGGACGCTTATCTAGGCCGAAGTCATCTGGGGGTGGTGGTGGTCAACATCATTGCGTGTCTTGCCACCTTGAGTTTTCCGATTGCGGTATGGATGGCGGGGATGGTGGGCTTTGCGGTGCTGGGGGCCTTCGTATTTTTGTGCACGCTTGGTATGGCGCTGGCCGCATGTGGGCGAGCGTTTCAAGACATCTCGGTGTATCGCGCGGGAGAGTATACGCTGGGTGAAGTCACCGGGCGCTTTTCCGATCTTGGCGGGGGACGGTCCAGCGGGGTTCATCTGACGTACCGCTATCCGGTGAATGGGCGTTACATTTACGGGAGTCTGGCGACGGGGGACAGGGCTTTTGCCGGTCTGAAGCCCGGGGATCCCCTCGGGGTGATCTACCTTGCGGAGACTCCCGAGGAGCATGTGATGTACGCGGTGCCTGCGACCTGGTCGAAGCGTCAGGAGAACTCCCAGCGTCGGTTGGCGGTGGAGAGCTAA
- a CDS encoding DUF883 family protein, whose product MTEAKPTTATTPQQPQSEPGVGERAAEARARIEQQYHDIEQNYDQTRQRLQEFNDQAVDFIRTNPGLAIAGAVAAGYVIGRLASRRWLA is encoded by the coding sequence ATGACCGAGGCAAAACCCACCACCGCTACCACGCCCCAACAGCCCCAGTCCGAACCCGGTGTCGGCGAACGCGCGGCGGAAGCTCGCGCGCGCATCGAGCAGCAGTACCACGACATCGAGCAGAACTACGATCAGACCCGCCAGCGTCTGCAGGAGTTCAACGACCAGGCCGTCGACTTCATCCGCACCAACCCCGGCCTGGCCATCGCCGGCGCCGTGGCCGCTGGCTACGTGATTGGCCGGCTCGCCAGCCGCCGCTGGCTCGCCTGA
- a CDS encoding DUF3618 domain-containing protein encodes MDKATSQELIPATSGGALVSARRPAGTPEEIRLEIEASRRQIASSLDMLQHEVRSTMDRALDWRQWVHDHPRKAVGIAFGVGLYFALR; translated from the coding sequence ATGGATAAAGCAACTTCGCAAGAGCTCATCCCCGCAACTTCCGGCGGAGCCCTCGTAAGCGCCCGCCGACCGGCGGGCACTCCCGAAGAAATTCGGCTCGAGATTGAGGCCTCACGTCGCCAGATTGCCTCCAGTCTGGACATGCTCCAGCACGAGGTCCGCTCCACCATGGACCGCGCGCTTGACTGGCGTCAGTGGGTCCACGATCATCCTCGAAAAGCCGTCGGCATCGCCTTCGGGGTGGGACTTTACTTCGCGCTACGCTGA